The proteins below come from a single Gammaproteobacteria bacterium genomic window:
- a CDS encoding MFS transporter, whose protein sequence is MTTREAGYARLGPLVLERDVSRRNALTILFAGFWTIGFVTFLNFMNPYVFALLGIPEEEQGSLAGLLVSLQEITQIAICGLIGAWSDRAGRRPIYVGAMVLLAVGFAAYPLASSEAQLIGLRIVYAIGATACTVMMSTCQGEYITDKCRGRWIGVVAIINALGVVVMIAVFSKLPAFFGQAGLSDVNALRASFWVCSIAALLLGIVLHFGLQAPNRGATGSTPNLFRQTVMGVTLVKREPLLGLSYLTAFASKGDLVIVTTFLSLWVTQAGIAAGMSPAEAVARAGMIFAFVAGCGLFWPVIVGTMLDRVPRLVGIGISFAIASVGYVSVALVDDPLGPMMWAAAFLVGIGQASAIVSAGVLIGQVAPEGNKGTVFGTYGVAGSAGIVTLTFVGGLLFDAYGAGSPFVLMSAVNALVVVAIWLLFRWQRQTA, encoded by the coding sequence GTGACGACCAGAGAAGCCGGTTACGCGCGCCTTGGCCCTCTGGTCCTGGAGAGGGACGTCAGCAGGCGAAACGCGCTGACCATCCTGTTTGCCGGCTTCTGGACGATCGGCTTTGTGACGTTTCTGAACTTCATGAATCCGTACGTCTTTGCCCTGCTGGGAATTCCGGAAGAAGAGCAAGGCTCGCTGGCCGGCCTGCTCGTGTCGCTGCAGGAAATCACGCAGATCGCAATCTGCGGCCTCATCGGCGCCTGGTCCGACCGCGCCGGCCGTCGTCCGATCTATGTTGGTGCGATGGTCTTGCTTGCAGTGGGGTTTGCGGCTTACCCGTTGGCTTCAAGCGAAGCGCAGTTGATCGGACTTCGCATCGTCTATGCGATCGGGGCCACGGCCTGCACTGTGATGATGTCCACTTGCCAGGGCGAATACATCACCGACAAGTGCCGCGGCCGCTGGATAGGAGTCGTGGCGATCATCAACGCTCTGGGCGTGGTCGTAATGATTGCGGTCTTCTCGAAGCTTCCGGCGTTCTTCGGGCAGGCGGGGCTGAGCGATGTCAATGCGCTGCGCGCCAGTTTCTGGGTCTGCTCGATCGCGGCTCTCCTGCTGGGAATCGTCCTTCATTTCGGCCTGCAGGCCCCCAATCGGGGAGCGACGGGTTCGACGCCGAACCTGTTCCGTCAGACGGTGATGGGCGTGACCCTGGTGAAACGAGAGCCCCTGCTGGGCCTGAGTTATCTGACAGCCTTCGCTTCGAAGGGCGACCTGGTGATTGTCACGACGTTCTTGTCCCTCTGGGTTACGCAGGCAGGCATCGCCGCCGGCATGTCGCCGGCCGAAGCCGTCGCGCGGGCGGGCATGATTTTTGCTTTCGTTGCAGGCTGCGGCCTGTTCTGGCCGGTCATCGTGGGAACGATGCTCGATCGGGTTCCGCGCCTGGTCGGGATCGGAATCTCGTTTGCAATCGCAAGCGTGGGCTACGTCAGTGTGGCGCTGGTCGACGATCCGCTGGGACCGATGATGTGGGCCGCGGCTTTCCTGGTTGGGATTGGCCAGGCCAGCGCCATCGTAAGCGCCGGGGTTCTGATCGGTCAGGTAGCGCCCGAGGGCAACAAGGGCACGGTTTTCGGCACCTATGGCGTTGCCGGTTCCGCCGGCATCGTAACCCTCACCTTTGTCGGCGGCCTGTTGTTCGATGCCTACGGGGCCGGCAGCCCCTTTGTCCTGATGAGCGCCGTAAATGCGCTGGTGGTGGTCGCTATCTGGCTTCTGTTCCGCTGGCAAAGACAAACCGCATAA
- a CDS encoding aromatic ring-hydroxylating dioxygenase subunit alpha, translating to MFACGEFISAIDTIGETHFRKRRQGPVFTNVWYVAARSEDLQDKPLKVRMLGCDFVLYREPGGKAVCLSNVCPHRGGSLAHGKCKDDGSIACPYHAWSFNGEGKCTQIASRRDEDPQDVAPGVKIDAYPTEEKYGFIWTFLGDEPENAAPIIDMPEIDDDGFRSTTTHSEIWETNYHWAKFSNLDLVHLPIVHGIKFQNQDNPDSPPPFELTEHDDGFDLVYYPSTSGPRKGGEWEKLRDGDEAKKVESRMKFRVAGISLYGKVEIGGVGSGMHNVFYEFSTPIDEQTTAMHYIFFRNFMLQPELDEEHLKRNLMQARQDKAIAEAQQPRIAPVGPDPNGLYTYDEDSEIRLYWNLMARMRERGWQIDRKAWAEALAAGHYRAIPSPVRKKDPKGWVHDEVPRYARGTTFAAAA from the coding sequence ATGTTCGCATGTGGCGAATTTATATCAGCGATTGATACCATTGGTGAGACGCACTTCCGAAAGAGGAGGCAGGGGCCCGTGTTCACAAATGTCTGGTACGTCGCTGCGCGAAGCGAAGATCTTCAGGACAAACCCCTGAAGGTACGCATGCTCGGCTGCGACTTTGTTCTTTACCGCGAGCCGGGCGGCAAGGCGGTCTGTCTCAGCAATGTCTGCCCTCATCGGGGCGGTAGCCTGGCGCACGGCAAATGCAAGGACGACGGATCCATCGCCTGTCCGTATCACGCCTGGTCCTTCAACGGCGAGGGCAAGTGCACGCAGATCGCCTCGCGCCGGGATGAGGATCCGCAGGACGTGGCGCCGGGCGTCAAGATCGACGCTTATCCCACGGAAGAAAAGTATGGCTTTATCTGGACGTTTCTCGGCGACGAACCCGAAAACGCGGCGCCGATCATCGACATGCCCGAAATTGATGACGACGGTTTCCGGTCCACTACCACGCACAGCGAGATTTGGGAAACCAACTATCACTGGGCGAAATTTTCGAATCTCGATCTCGTCCATTTGCCCATCGTTCATGGCATCAAGTTCCAGAACCAGGACAATCCCGATTCGCCGCCGCCGTTTGAACTGACGGAGCATGACGACGGTTTCGACCTGGTGTATTACCCGTCGACGTCAGGTCCGCGCAAAGGCGGGGAGTGGGAAAAACTGCGCGACGGCGACGAAGCGAAGAAAGTCGAGTCGCGCATGAAATTCCGCGTCGCGGGGATCAGCCTTTACGGCAAGGTTGAAATCGGCGGCGTCGGCAGCGGCATGCACAACGTGTTTTACGAGTTTTCGACGCCGATCGACGAGCAAACGACGGCCATGCACTACATTTTCTTCCGCAACTTCATGCTGCAGCCCGAGCTCGACGAGGAGCACCTGAAGCGTAATCTGATGCAGGCGCGCCAGGACAAGGCGATCGCCGAGGCGCAGCAACCTCGCATTGCGCCCGTGGGCCCCGACCCCAACGGCCTGTACACCTATGACGAGGACTCCGAAATTCGGCTCTACTGGAACCTGATGGCCCGGATGCGCGAACGCGGCTGGCAAATCGATCGCAAGGCCTGGGCCGAGGCCCTGGCTGCCGGCCACTATCGGGCGATCCCCTCGCCCGTGCGCAAAAAGGATCCCAAGGGCTGGGTCCACGATGAAGTGCCGCGCTACGCCAGGGGCACGACCTTCGCCGCCGCCGCGTAG
- a CDS encoding TonB-dependent receptor, with protein sequence MNRKLLSLLAAAPLLATAALAQEAPATDDSGAIEEIVVLAHPLSREGLAQAADVMEADELDRKAVDNIGATVGNEPGIHNSSYGVGAGRPVIHGMGGARVRVMEDRIDTLDVSVSSGDHAVTVDPFVAERVEVLKGSSTLLYGSGAIGGVVDVQTGRIPQAVPERISGAIDLRGSDNGSGRNGSFRLDGGAGNIAWHLDAFARESDDYDIPGFAESAALRAQEEEEHEHEEEGHHDEEHEHEHEHEDEDHDEDEHHEEEEAYGLLPGSGLDVQGGSVGLSFVGDRGFVGLAVSNLDSEYGIPGHSHAHHDHGHDEHDHEEMGHHEDEDHHEEEEHHEDEGEATPIVDLKQTRIDLKAGLADPFGGFESLNFRLGINDYEHAENEAGEVGTVFSNQAWEARGELTHDPVGGWRGALGVQLGNREFSVVGEEAFTPPVDTSSLGLFWVGERPLGRLGIEAGLRYDRVEHDPAHGSSRDFSGGSASLGLIVPLGNGWEGTLLADYSSRAPVGEELFSDSPHPGTGVFEIGDPGLDHEQARNLAATLTGRGDRWSVRGTFYYTDFVDFIYQAATNEEREGFDVRRYSQADATFAGFEVEGRLTVADWGAGRLDLGVFYDMVTPELDISGNDNLPLIPPDRVGVSLEFTSDRLRANVDYVRASDQDDISEFELPTDGYNDLRARVSWRFRPADTTVDLYLAGRNLTDDEQRLHTSVVKDLAPQPGRTVEAGLRMLF encoded by the coding sequence ATGAACCGGAAACTACTGTCTTTGCTGGCGGCAGCACCATTGCTGGCGACAGCCGCGCTCGCGCAAGAAGCTCCCGCAACGGATGATTCGGGGGCCATCGAGGAGATCGTCGTCCTGGCCCACCCGCTCTCGCGCGAAGGACTCGCGCAGGCAGCCGACGTAATGGAAGCCGACGAGCTCGATCGCAAGGCGGTGGACAACATCGGCGCGACCGTCGGCAACGAGCCGGGCATCCACAACAGTTCCTACGGCGTGGGCGCCGGGCGACCCGTCATCCACGGCATGGGCGGCGCGCGCGTGCGCGTCATGGAGGATCGCATCGACACGCTCGACGTTTCCGTGAGCAGCGGCGACCACGCGGTCACGGTGGACCCCTTCGTCGCGGAGCGCGTTGAAGTCCTGAAGGGCTCGTCCACCCTGCTCTACGGATCCGGCGCCATCGGCGGCGTGGTCGATGTCCAGACGGGCCGCATTCCGCAGGCGGTGCCGGAGCGCATCAGCGGCGCCATCGACCTGCGCGGCTCCGACAACGGCAGCGGCAGGAACGGTTCCTTCCGGCTTGACGGCGGCGCCGGCAACATCGCCTGGCACCTCGACGCCTTCGCCCGTGAGTCGGACGACTACGACATCCCCGGATTCGCCGAGTCCGCGGCCCTGCGCGCACAGGAGGAAGAGGAGCACGAGCACGAAGAGGAAGGGCACCACGACGAGGAACATGAACACGAACACGAACACGAGGACGAAGACCACGACGAAGACGAGCACCATGAAGAGGAAGAAGCCTACGGGCTTCTGCCGGGCAGCGGTCTTGACGTCCAGGGCGGTTCCGTCGGCTTGTCCTTCGTCGGCGACCGCGGCTTCGTCGGCCTTGCCGTCAGCAATCTCGATTCCGAGTACGGCATCCCCGGCCATAGCCATGCCCACCATGACCACGGGCACGACGAACACGACCACGAAGAGATGGGCCACCACGAGGACGAAGACCACCACGAGGAAGAGGAACACCATGAAGATGAGGGCGAGGCCACTCCTATCGTCGACCTCAAGCAGACGCGCATTGACCTCAAGGCTGGCCTGGCCGACCCGTTCGGCGGCTTCGAGAGCCTCAACTTCCGGCTCGGCATCAATGACTACGAACACGCGGAGAACGAAGCCGGCGAGGTGGGCACGGTCTTCTCGAACCAGGCCTGGGAAGCGCGCGGGGAGCTGACGCACGACCCGGTCGGCGGCTGGCGCGGCGCACTCGGTGTCCAGCTCGGCAACCGTGAGTTCTCCGTGGTCGGCGAAGAAGCCTTCACGCCCCCCGTGGACACATCGTCCCTCGGCCTGTTCTGGGTCGGCGAGCGCCCGCTCGGCAGACTCGGAATCGAGGCCGGCCTGCGCTACGACCGGGTCGAGCACGACCCCGCGCACGGCAGCAGCCGCGATTTCAGCGGCGGCAGCGCTTCGCTGGGCCTCATCGTGCCGCTCGGCAACGGTTGGGAGGGCACGTTGCTGGCCGACTACTCTTCCCGGGCTCCGGTGGGCGAGGAATTATTTTCCGACAGCCCGCACCCGGGCACGGGCGTTTTCGAGATCGGGGATCCCGGGCTCGACCATGAGCAGGCCCGCAACCTGGCGGCCACCCTAACCGGCCGTGGCGACCGCTGGTCCGTGCGCGGGACCTTCTACTACACCGACTTCGTGGACTTCATCTACCAGGCCGCTACGAATGAGGAGCGGGAAGGGTTCGACGTGCGCAGGTACTCCCAGGCCGACGCGACCTTCGCCGGCTTCGAGGTGGAAGGCCGGCTGACCGTGGCCGATTGGGGCGCCGGGCGTCTCGACCTGGGCGTTTTCTACGACATGGTCACACCGGAACTCGACATCTCCGGCAACGACAACCTGCCGCTCATACCGCCCGACCGGGTCGGCGTATCCCTGGAGTTCACGAGCGACCGCCTGCGGGCCAACGTGGACTACGTGCGGGCGTCGGATCAGGACGATATCTCCGAGTTCGAGTTGCCGACGGACGGCTACAACGACCTGCGCGCGCGCGTGTCCTGGCGTTTCCGCCCTGCCGACACGACGGTGGACCTGTACCTTGCCGGGCGCAACCTCACCGACGACGAACAGCGACTGCACACGTCCGTCGTCAAGGACCTTGCGCCCCAGCCGGGACGCACGGTCGAAGCGGGACTGCGCATGCTCTTCTAG
- a CDS encoding MerC domain-containing protein, with protein sequence MAEEMKPVVQSVVDAKGVRRGQSARLDLCAVGLSTLCLLHCVALPVLAALMPVAAQAAENELVHRLLVVAAIPVSLRVIWKTPPVAGNRLFVGAALTGLGLLLLAAFIEALEPYEQPITVTGAVLLGLAHLWHYVRQWRSG encoded by the coding sequence ATGGCGGAAGAAATGAAACCCGTTGTGCAATCAGTCGTCGACGCAAAAGGGGTCCGGCGGGGTCAGTCAGCGCGCCTGGATCTCTGCGCGGTTGGGCTCTCCACGCTGTGCCTTCTCCACTGTGTCGCATTGCCCGTACTCGCGGCGCTGATGCCGGTGGCCGCCCAGGCTGCGGAGAACGAGCTTGTGCATCGGTTACTGGTTGTCGCCGCGATTCCCGTGAGCCTCCGGGTGATCTGGAAGACACCGCCGGTGGCCGGCAACAGGCTGTTCGTTGGTGCGGCGCTGACTGGCCTCGGGTTGTTGCTGCTGGCCGCGTTCATCGAGGCGCTGGAGCCGTACGAGCAACCGATCACCGTCACTGGCGCCGTGCTACTGGGTTTGGCGCATCTTTGGCACTATGTGCGACAATGGAGAAGTGGGTAA
- a CDS encoding NAD(P)-binding protein, protein MKGPDIGIVGAGLGGMTAAVALQQRGFKVTVYEQAPELGEIGAGITVGPNISVVLAGLGLEDAAASFADGSTTFGALHYKTGEPIWFSERSIEEAIRTRGALTRHMHRADLHKVLEDAFDKEGDALRLGHSLTDIGQDDSGVTLHFANGATDRRDIVIACDGLKSVVRDKLFPTEPPRYTGYMAWRGVVDASDVPGVTHVPHFASYPAEGSMFSRYPLRRGTQINWVANAYRPDDIGEENWYAQTGIDEVLEVFRDWHEDVVRIIKASPGGKCLRWALSSRQPLDGWIAGRVTLLGDAAHPMTPFYGMGAGMAFEDGAILARCFEAEAGDWRAAFERYERARLARTTRFHVQSLKRGSIYMSSDPTDRAKPPTTGMEAEFDYNAMTVDI, encoded by the coding sequence ATGAAAGGACCGGACATTGGAATCGTCGGCGCCGGCCTGGGCGGCATGACCGCCGCCGTTGCGCTGCAGCAGCGCGGTTTCAAGGTCACCGTCTATGAACAGGCGCCGGAACTGGGCGAAATCGGTGCCGGCATCACAGTGGGCCCCAACATCAGCGTGGTGCTCGCCGGCCTCGGCCTGGAAGACGCAGCGGCATCCTTCGCCGACGGTTCCACGACATTCGGCGCGCTTCACTACAAGACCGGCGAGCCGATATGGTTTTCGGAGCGGAGTATCGAGGAGGCAATCAGGACCCGGGGCGCACTGACCCGGCACATGCACCGGGCGGACCTGCACAAGGTCCTGGAAGACGCGTTCGACAAGGAGGGCGACGCCCTTCGCCTCGGACACTCGCTCACCGACATCGGGCAGGACGACAGCGGCGTGACCCTGCACTTCGCCAACGGCGCGACGGACCGGCGCGACATCGTCATTGCCTGCGACGGTCTCAAGTCCGTCGTGCGCGACAAGCTGTTTCCCACCGAACCACCCCGATACACCGGCTATATGGCATGGCGCGGCGTCGTCGATGCTTCCGATGTGCCGGGAGTCACCCACGTGCCCCACTTTGCCTCCTATCCGGCCGAAGGCAGCATGTTCTCGCGTTATCCCCTGCGCCGGGGCACTCAGATCAACTGGGTGGCCAACGCCTACCGGCCCGACGACATCGGCGAGGAGAACTGGTACGCGCAGACCGGCATCGACGAAGTCCTCGAGGTATTCAGGGACTGGCATGAAGACGTAGTACGCATCATCAAGGCGTCCCCAGGCGGGAAGTGCCTGCGCTGGGCGCTCTCAAGCCGCCAGCCGCTCGACGGCTGGATCGCCGGACGCGTCACCCTGCTGGGCGACGCCGCCCATCCCATGACGCCCTTCTACGGCATGGGCGCGGGCATGGCCTTCGAGGACGGCGCGATCCTCGCCCGCTGCTTCGAAGCGGAGGCGGGAGACTGGCGGGCGGCCTTCGAGCGCTACGAGCGGGCCCGCCTCGCCCGCACCACCCGATTCCACGTGCAATCGCTCAAGCGCGGCAGCATCTACATGAGCTCGGACCCGACGGACCGGGCCAAGCCGCCCACCACCGGCATGGAAGCCGAGTTCGACTACAACGCCATGACGGTGGACATCTAG
- a CDS encoding serine hydrolase, with the protein MGQRFSAQHDPPRDQARRGRDSPMTRRIITGVAVLIAVAVAVDWTFWYRFATIRDQTSVSIPGWISPTAKVEGDFREEIASIDPADRVLSAGAIVELVDYAEQVDSFSLIVHHGEAIQFETYWRGFGPDDVTETLSMAKSVLGLTFGFAVDDGSIGSINDPVTEYISEWKGTDKERLTIRHVLQMASGLEHFPFDYSILQNPFNKSLRLFIGRSMESAILRFELTAAPGSEFNYNSANTQLLMLILERATGRAYADYLSEKLWRPLGAKPATLWMDRDGGMPKAYAFFQARPRDWLRLGLAIKNDGVVDGRQVIPAEWLDAMFAPSLNNPKYGLQAWIGSPHVTERFYNRNTPFGVKQAEPFPADDVVFFDGGGGQRVYVIPSADLVIVRTGMAAPDWDDGVIPNIILRDLGYGQGPS; encoded by the coding sequence ATGGGACAACGCTTTTCTGCCCAACACGATCCTCCGCGGGATCAGGCGCGCCGCGGGCGGGACAGCCCCATGACCCGGCGGATCATCACCGGCGTTGCCGTCCTGATCGCGGTCGCCGTCGCTGTCGACTGGACCTTCTGGTACCGCTTCGCGACCATCCGCGATCAAACGTCCGTCAGTATTCCGGGCTGGATCAGCCCGACGGCCAAGGTTGAGGGGGACTTCCGCGAAGAAATCGCCAGCATCGACCCGGCCGACCGGGTCCTGTCTGCGGGCGCGATTGTCGAACTCGTGGACTATGCGGAGCAGGTGGACTCGTTTTCGCTCATCGTCCACCACGGCGAAGCGATCCAGTTCGAAACCTACTGGCGGGGATTCGGCCCCGACGACGTAACCGAAACCCTGTCCATGGCGAAATCGGTGCTGGGTCTGACGTTCGGCTTCGCGGTGGACGACGGATCCATCGGGTCAATAAACGATCCGGTGACTGAATACATTTCCGAGTGGAAAGGAACGGATAAGGAACGCCTGACCATTCGCCATGTGCTGCAGATGGCGAGCGGACTGGAACACTTCCCGTTTGATTACAGTATTTTACAAAATCCTTTTAACAAATCACTTCGGCTGTTCATCGGCCGCAGCATGGAAAGCGCCATTCTCCGTTTCGAACTCACGGCGGCGCCGGGATCGGAATTCAACTACAACAGCGCCAACACCCAGTTGCTCATGCTGATTCTTGAGCGCGCGACGGGCCGCGCGTATGCCGACTACCTTTCGGAAAAACTCTGGCGGCCGCTGGGCGCCAAACCAGCCACGCTATGGATGGACCGCGACGGCGGCATGCCCAAGGCCTACGCGTTCTTCCAGGCCCGCCCTCGGGATTGGCTGCGTCTCGGCCTGGCCATCAAGAATGACGGAGTTGTCGACGGACGGCAGGTCATTCCCGCGGAATGGCTCGACGCAATGTTCGCGCCGTCGCTCAACAATCCCAAGTACGGCCTGCAGGCATGGATCGGCTCGCCGCACGTGACCGAACGGTTCTACAACCGGAACACACCGTTCGGCGTGAAGCAGGCGGAACCGTTTCCGGCGGATGACGTCGTGTTCTTCGACGGCGGCGGCGGGCAGCGGGTCTATGTCATTCCGTCCGCCGATCTCGTGATCGTGCGAACCGGCATGGCCGCGCCGGACTGGGACGACGGGGTGATTCCCAATATCATCCTGCGCGATCTCGGCTACGGACAAGGCCCGTCATGA
- a CDS encoding serine hydrolase produces MRTSVFMTIGKVAVVAACGALTGAQPALVSAQSAVTAAETTEEILVRRFNTQGQTSGPGGYKWYEPTEAIAGAHDGFLEVAAPEERTIPEDSLADARDYARRNRSESLLVWHRGALQSADYWMGLKPSDVVNSRSMHKMAGGLLIARAIADGHIHSLDDSVAEYIPRWRGTDKEPMTIRNVLQMSSGLRWFAIRDEPVTGLSSRRYLSPYWEEVLLEEVPMSFTPGTEYDYSDMTADIMPHIIEGATGKRYAEYFSEALLKPLGAPGGFIWVNREGGMPHGGCCLMLPPETWLRFGLFAMNGGSRDGQQLLPEYWKTEMLTPSRNNEHFGLMIWLGSPYVERRLYHRPDSWLNDVPKPGVYHSEPFLADDLFMFDGSEGRSVTIVPSEQLVIVRTGFRPLPDQPEWDNAFLPNTILRGIRRAAGGTAP; encoded by the coding sequence ATGCGAACATCCGTGTTCATGACAATCGGAAAAGTCGCCGTTGTTGCGGCCTGCGGCGCATTGACGGGCGCTCAACCCGCCCTGGTGAGCGCTCAATCCGCCGTAACGGCCGCTGAAACCACGGAGGAGATTCTTGTTCGGCGGTTCAATACGCAGGGGCAAACGAGCGGGCCTGGCGGCTACAAGTGGTATGAGCCGACGGAAGCGATTGCCGGGGCGCACGACGGTTTCTTAGAGGTCGCCGCGCCGGAGGAGCGCACGATCCCGGAAGACTCGCTGGCCGACGCCCGCGACTACGCCCGGCGCAACCGGTCCGAGAGTCTGCTCGTCTGGCATCGCGGCGCGCTGCAATCGGCCGATTACTGGATGGGCCTTAAACCGTCCGACGTGGTCAATTCGCGCAGCATGCACAAGATGGCCGGCGGCCTGCTCATCGCCCGCGCCATTGCCGACGGCCACATCCACTCACTGGACGACTCCGTCGCCGAGTACATTCCGCGCTGGCGCGGTACGGACAAGGAACCCATGACTATCCGCAACGTGTTGCAGATGTCGAGCGGGCTGCGCTGGTTCGCCATCCGCGACGAGCCCGTTACCGGACTCAGCTCGCGGCGCTATCTCAGCCCGTACTGGGAAGAGGTCCTGCTCGAAGAGGTCCCGATGTCGTTCACGCCGGGAACGGAATATGACTACAGCGACATGACCGCCGACATCATGCCCCACATCATCGAGGGGGCCACCGGCAAGCGCTATGCGGAGTATTTCTCCGAAGCACTGCTCAAACCCCTGGGTGCGCCTGGCGGATTCATCTGGGTCAACCGCGAAGGCGGCATGCCGCACGGGGGCTGCTGCCTGATGCTGCCGCCGGAAACGTGGCTGCGTTTCGGCTTGTTCGCCATGAACGGCGGCTCCCGGGACGGCCAGCAACTGCTCCCCGAATACTGGAAGACGGAAATGCTGACGCCCTCGCGCAATAACGAGCACTTCGGCCTGATGATCTGGCTCGGCAGCCCTTACGTGGAACGCCGGCTCTATCACCGCCCGGACTCGTGGCTCAACGACGTGCCCAAGCCGGGCGTCTATCACTCGGAGCCCTTCCTCGCCGATGATCTGTTCATGTTCGACGGTTCCGAAGGCCGGTCGGTCACGATCGTGCCGTCCGAGCAGCTGGTCATTGTGCGCACGGGCTTCCGGCCGCTGCCCGACCAGCCGGAATGGGACAACGCTTTTCTGCCCAACACGATCCTCCGCGGGATCAGGCGCGCCGCGGGCGGGACAGCCCCATGA
- a CDS encoding SDR family NAD(P)-dependent oxidoreductase, translated as MSNAPRVALVTGCSRSRGLGLEVCRQLAEQGITVFLTARDPSRARALAEELRGRGLDVHDHRLDISSDEGVRAIARLIEERHGRLDILVNNATGSTPDAPPASAVDLESAQRVVDVTLFGTWRLIQATLPLLRKSNAGRIVNVSSSAGLHGDPVWGLNSKIPVDPSYGIAKAALNALTAKLATELRETSIKVNAVCPGFTATSPRLAARGGRPVPEGAEGVVWAATLGEDGPSGGFYRDRELQAW; from the coding sequence ATGAGCAATGCACCCCGCGTGGCGCTCGTAACCGGCTGCAGCCGTTCTCGGGGGTTGGGCCTGGAAGTCTGCAGGCAACTTGCCGAGCAAGGCATAACAGTCTTCCTGACGGCGCGGGATCCGTCCAGGGCACGGGCATTGGCCGAAGAGCTTCGGGGCCGGGGCCTGGACGTCCACGATCATCGGCTCGACATATCGAGCGATGAAGGCGTCCGGGCCATTGCCCGTCTTATCGAGGAGCGCCATGGCCGGCTGGACATTCTTGTCAACAATGCGACCGGCTCCACGCCGGATGCACCTCCCGCTTCGGCCGTCGATCTGGAGTCCGCGCAGCGTGTCGTTGATGTCACGCTCTTCGGAACCTGGCGGCTGATCCAGGCGACCCTTCCCCTGCTTCGCAAGAGTAATGCAGGCCGCATCGTCAACGTGTCCAGCAGTGCGGGATTGCACGGCGATCCGGTGTGGGGGCTGAACAGCAAGATACCCGTGGACCCGTCGTACGGCATTGCCAAGGCGGCGCTGAACGCACTGACGGCAAAACTCGCCACGGAACTTCGAGAGACAAGCATCAAGGTCAACGCGGTCTGTCCTGGGTTTACCGCGACTTCTCCGCGCCTGGCGGCCCGCGGAGGCCGTCCCGTTCCCGAAGGAGCCGAGGGAGTCGTCTGGGCCGCGACGCTGGGCGAAGACGGGCCGAGCGGCGGTTTTTATCGGGATCGCGAACTTCAGGCCTGGTGA